A stretch of DNA from Melioribacteraceae bacterium 4301-Me:
AGTGAATTCTCAGCACGAAGTGCTGGATTCGCATAAAACATCCACAGCTTGTCGGAGCTAACCCTTACATGTAAGCCAATGACAAGCAGTGGCTTAGTTATCGAAATCCATTTCAATGAATTTTTTGGGTTTAAGCTTACAACGTAAGTATGATGGTTAAAAAATAAGCAAGTCCTATTATTAAGCCGACTAATGTTGAATACAATTTATTTCGGCTTTGTGCATAAGTGGCAAATATCAAAAGCAACAGACTCCAAGCAATCATTATTCCTTCAATAGCAAATAGAAAGTAAGTTACAGTTGGTTTTATAACAAATGGTGACGGGTTAAAAGTAAACCAATATTCTCTATATAAAGCTATTTCAACAGGGAATAAAATTATTAAACTTATTATTTGAGGAACAAAAGAGTAAATGTAGATAGAATAATTATCCTTAAACCTTGTTTTTAAACCAAGTACGTAGTTCAATATTGTAATAAGCAAAGCAATCAATATTAAAAAAGCTGCGAATATTAACAAAGAAGAGAAAGAACTTGTAAAGAGTACTGTTATAGAATATTTTCCCTCTGTAAAAATGTTCTTCAC
This window harbors:
- a CDS encoding YIP1 family protein, producing MKNTIECINCKEENPLYRLTCLKCNSFLRSRIYNINLFQTIAELFESPVSTFKNIIYSDHKNFIIWLTILMSIKFALISFQVKNIFTEGKYSITVLFTSSFSSLLIFAAFLILIALLITILNYVLGLKTRFKDNYSIYIYSFVPQIISLIILFPVEIALYREYWFTFNPSPFVIKPTVTYFLFAIEGIMIAWSLLLLIFATYAQSRNKLYSTLVGLIIGLAYFLTIILTL